A window of Candidatus Hydrogenedens sp. genomic DNA:
TTTTATTCCACAGCCATTGTCTTTTATTTCTATTCGCACATATTTATTTTCTATTTCACCTTTTATCTTAATTAGACCCTGATTGCTTATACTCTGAACAGCATTTACAACAATGTTCGAAATGACCTGTTTCATGCGAGTAAAATCCAGGTTGGCTTTTATCTCAGGAGGACATTCCACCAGAATGGATATATTTTTTTTATCATAGGATAAGAATTCTAAACTGGAGTGAATTAATTCACATAAAGGTCTTGGTTCCTGTTTCAAATCTATGGGACGGGCATATTCCAATAAGTCATTAATAGTATGTTCTAATATTTGGATTCCCTGCATTATTTTTTTTACAAATCTTTGTCGTGGGTCATCTTCAGGTAAATCCTGTGCTAAAAAGGAAGCAAATCCTCGTATCCCTCCTAACGGGTTTCGTATTTCATGGGCAATGGTAGCGGACATTTCTCCTATTAAGGCTAATCTTTCTTTGTGTTGGATATGTGCCTTCAGTTCGAGAATTTCACTTAAATCTTGAAATACTTTAACTTTCCCTATCGCATTTCCTTGGGAATCTGTTATTAAAGAGTTCCGTTCTGCGATAGGGATAAGCCTGCCTGTCTTAGAACAAAGTTGGTAAGTATTTTTATTGTTTTCTTCAATAGAAAAGGGACGATTAAATACCTCGGAGAAATATTTCCCTAAAACTTCAGAAGATTCATACCCCGAGATAATAGAAGCGGAACGGTTAAAACGATTTATTTTATCATCTAAGTCTACTGCAATAACACCATCCGATATGGATTCAAGGAGATTACTTAAATATTCTGATGTCATTGCTAATTCATGATTTTTAAGTTCTAATTCATGATTTAGTTCTGAAATTCGTTTTTGTAGTAAAGAATAAGCCTGTTCCCAGGATTGACTTGTTTTATTAAATTCTTCTAATGCTTTTGTAAGGTTCTCTAAATCTCCCTGAGAAATAGAAACCATTTTTTCTGTGGATTTAGACATCATAATCTACATTTTCCGATAAGTTTTTTCCCTGCAGATTGTATTTCTCAAAGCGATTTTTTAAGGGGAAGAAATTGCCCATTTCTTTTTGAAGATTTTCTTTTTGTTTTAATACTATTTGATATATTTCCTCATTGATTTTTATC
This region includes:
- a CDS encoding ATP-binding protein — encoded protein: MMSKSTEKMVSISQGDLENLTKALEEFNKTSQSWEQAYSLLQKRISELNHELELKNHELAMTSEYLSNLLESISDGVIAVDLDDKINRFNRSASIISGYESSEVLGKYFSEVFNRPFSIEENNKNTYQLCSKTGRLIPIAERNSLITDSQGNAIGKVKVFQDLSEILELKAHIQHKERLALIGEMSATIAHEIRNPLGGIRGFASFLAQDLPEDDPRQRFVKKIMQGIQILEHTINDLLEYARPIDLKQEPRPLCELIHSSLEFLSYDKKNISILVECPPEIKANLDFTRMKQVISNIVVNAVQSISNQGLIKIKGEIENKYVRIEIKDNGCGIKPEILPKIFSPFFSTKERGTGLGLALCAKIVDAHGGQIKAESTVGEGTTITIWLPI